From a single Leopardus geoffroyi isolate Oge1 chromosome E1, O.geoffroyi_Oge1_pat1.0, whole genome shotgun sequence genomic region:
- the ADPRM gene encoding manganese-dependent ADP-ribose/CDP-alcohol diphosphatase isoform X1, translating to MPEFLASGVELGFSGSSAPSTRCTSDHFQKSRVEVMDDKPGPGPLSETSEFLFSFGVIADIQYADLEDGYNFQGNRRRYYRHSLLHLQGAIEHWNTEGSPPRCVLQLGDIIDGYNAQYKASEKSLELVMNTFQMLKVPVHHTWGNHEFYNFSRNYLTNSKLNTKFLEDQIVHHPETVPSENYYAYHFVPFPQFRFILLDAYDLSVLGVDQSSAKYQQCLKILKGHNPNSELNSPQGLSEPQFVQFNGGFSQEQLNWLNEVLTFSDTNQEKVVIVSHLPIYPEASDSVCLAWNYRDALAVIWSHRCVVCFFAGHTHDGGYSEDPFGVHHVNLEGVIETAPDSQAFGTVYVYPDKMMLKGRGRVPDRIMNYKRENAFRC from the exons aaagccGTGTGGAGGTTATGGATGATAAGCCCGGTCCTGGACCACTGAGTGAGACTTCagaatttctcttctcctttggaGTTATAGCAGATATTCAGTATGCTGACTTAGAAGATGGCTATAATTTCCAAGGAAACAGACGGCGATACTACAGACACAGTCTGCTCCACTTACAAGGTGCTATCGAGCACTGGAATACAGAAGGCAGCCCGCCCCGCTGTGTACTTCAGCTTGGAGACATCATTGACGGATATAACGCGCAGTATAAAGCCTCTGAAAAGTCGCTGGAACTTGTTATGAACACATTCCAGATGCTTAAAGTTCCCGTTCATCATACATGGGGGAACCATGAGTTCTATAACTTCAGCAGAAACTACTTAACAAATTCTAAACTTAACACAAAGTTTCTGGAAGACCAGATTGTGCACCATCCCGAGACCGTGCCTTCAGAGAACTACTATGCTTATCATTTTGTACCGTTCCCTCAATTCCGGTTCATTTTACTGGATGCTTACGACTTGAGCGTCTTGGGCGTGGATCAGTCCTCTGCAAAATACCAGCAGTGTCTGAAGATACTGAAGGGTCACAATCCAAACTCGGAATTGAATAGTCCTCAAG GACTGTCTGAGCCCCAGTTTGTCCAGTTCAATGGAGGATTCAGCCAAGAGCAGCTGAACTGGTTGAACGAAGTCCTCACCTTCTCGGACACAAACCAGGAAAAGGTGGTGATTGTGA GCCATCTTCCCATTTACCCAGAGGCCTCTGACAGTGTGTGCCTGGCCTGGAATTACAGAGACGCGCTGGCCGTCATTTGGTCCCACAGGTGTGTCGTGTGTTTCTTCGCCGGTCACACTCACGATGGTGGCTACTCCGAGGATCCTTTTGGTGTGCACCACGTCAACCTAGAAGGGGTTATAGAGACGGCGCCGGACAGCCAGGCTTTTGGCACCGTTTATGTCTACCCTGACAAGATGATGTtgaaagggaggggcagggttCCGGACAGGATCATGAATTATAAGAGGGAGAACGCCTTCCGGTGTTAG
- the ADPRM gene encoding manganese-dependent ADP-ribose/CDP-alcohol diphosphatase isoform X2: MDDKPGPGPLSETSEFLFSFGVIADIQYADLEDGYNFQGNRRRYYRHSLLHLQGAIEHWNTEGSPPRCVLQLGDIIDGYNAQYKASEKSLELVMNTFQMLKVPVHHTWGNHEFYNFSRNYLTNSKLNTKFLEDQIVHHPETVPSENYYAYHFVPFPQFRFILLDAYDLSVLGVDQSSAKYQQCLKILKGHNPNSELNSPQGLSEPQFVQFNGGFSQEQLNWLNEVLTFSDTNQEKVVIVSHLPIYPEASDSVCLAWNYRDALAVIWSHRCVVCFFAGHTHDGGYSEDPFGVHHVNLEGVIETAPDSQAFGTVYVYPDKMMLKGRGRVPDRIMNYKRENAFRC, encoded by the exons ATGGATGATAAGCCCGGTCCTGGACCACTGAGTGAGACTTCagaatttctcttctcctttggaGTTATAGCAGATATTCAGTATGCTGACTTAGAAGATGGCTATAATTTCCAAGGAAACAGACGGCGATACTACAGACACAGTCTGCTCCACTTACAAGGTGCTATCGAGCACTGGAATACAGAAGGCAGCCCGCCCCGCTGTGTACTTCAGCTTGGAGACATCATTGACGGATATAACGCGCAGTATAAAGCCTCTGAAAAGTCGCTGGAACTTGTTATGAACACATTCCAGATGCTTAAAGTTCCCGTTCATCATACATGGGGGAACCATGAGTTCTATAACTTCAGCAGAAACTACTTAACAAATTCTAAACTTAACACAAAGTTTCTGGAAGACCAGATTGTGCACCATCCCGAGACCGTGCCTTCAGAGAACTACTATGCTTATCATTTTGTACCGTTCCCTCAATTCCGGTTCATTTTACTGGATGCTTACGACTTGAGCGTCTTGGGCGTGGATCAGTCCTCTGCAAAATACCAGCAGTGTCTGAAGATACTGAAGGGTCACAATCCAAACTCGGAATTGAATAGTCCTCAAG GACTGTCTGAGCCCCAGTTTGTCCAGTTCAATGGAGGATTCAGCCAAGAGCAGCTGAACTGGTTGAACGAAGTCCTCACCTTCTCGGACACAAACCAGGAAAAGGTGGTGATTGTGA GCCATCTTCCCATTTACCCAGAGGCCTCTGACAGTGTGTGCCTGGCCTGGAATTACAGAGACGCGCTGGCCGTCATTTGGTCCCACAGGTGTGTCGTGTGTTTCTTCGCCGGTCACACTCACGATGGTGGCTACTCCGAGGATCCTTTTGGTGTGCACCACGTCAACCTAGAAGGGGTTATAGAGACGGCGCCGGACAGCCAGGCTTTTGGCACCGTTTATGTCTACCCTGACAAGATGATGTtgaaagggaggggcagggttCCGGACAGGATCATGAATTATAAGAGGGAGAACGCCTTCCGGTGTTAG